From Medicago truncatula cultivar Jemalong A17 chromosome 7, MtrunA17r5.0-ANR, whole genome shotgun sequence, a single genomic window includes:
- the LOC11443824 gene encoding protein MEI2-like 4 produces the protein MPCETMDFKSFSSSSLFSSEDSCSSTESQAGWWKSDKPSKGNDSDQGIKPFEDSKEDDIVASRHESSLFSSSLSDLFSKKLRLSANNAFYGHSVDTIASNYEEEKLSDSLEELEAQIIGNLLPDEDDLLSGVTDGNNYIICDSNGDDIDELDLFSSNGGFDLGDVENPSSIERNSEIISGVRNSSIAGENSYGEHPSRTLFVRNIDSDVKDSVLKALFEQFGDIHTFDRTCKHQGSAMISYYDIRAAQNAMRALNNRLFGRKKFDIHYPIPKDSPSRNGVNQGTLEVFLYDSSISNTELQHILNVYGGIKEIHENPRSQRHKLIEFYDFRAADAALHGINRNDTTMKRLKVDQMQSTNSESNIIQPMHPEFKQECDLCLHQKSPLLKPTTSFQDLHGTSSSVPNMLPSIMKVKSVANQCEFAESSSRGQLNFDTQAALTSHPHSLPEQRRGFTSGVHQNPHEEAANINLQTPERIDNMQFCQVNSNGPFIDFDKCVSNSSANISSSFPLPVHHEQWSNSYPPPRTIWPNSPSYFDGIYAASTLQRLNQLPMSPSHMITTVLPTNNHHIQSPPFWDRRYTYAAEPITPHCVDFVPHNMFPHFGLNVHNQRGMVFPGRNHMINSFDTYKRVRSRRNVGASNLADMKRYELDIDCIKRGEDNRTTLMIKNIPNKYTSKMLLAAIDEHHKGAYDFVYLPIDFRNKCNVGYAFINMTSPSLIVPFYQGFNGKKWEKFNSEKVASLAYARIQGKAALVAHFQNSSLMNEDKRCRPILIDTDGPNAGDQVPFPIAMKPGRMRSSIHEEDSISKESD, from the exons ATGCCTTGTGAAACAATGGATTTCAaaagtttttcttcttcatcattgtTTTCCTCTGAAGATTCTTGTTCTTCTACTGAG AGTCAAGCTGGATGGTGGAAATCAGATAAACCTTCCAAAGGCAATG ATTCTGATCAAGGAATAAAACCCTTTGAAGATAGTAAAGAAGATGATATAGTTGCCTCTCGGCACGAAAGCAGCCTTTTCTCAAGTTCTCTGTCAGATTTGTTCAGCAAGAAAT TGCGATTATCTGCGAATAATGCTTTCTATGGACATTCAGTGGATACAATTGCATCAAATTATGAGGAAGAGAAGCTTTCTGACTCTCTTGAAGAACTCGAGGCTCAAATTATTGGAAATCTACTCCCGGACGAGGATGATTTACTTTCTGGAGTGACCGATGGGAACAATTACATCATTTGTGATAGCAATGGCGATGACATAGATGAACTAGACCTTTTCAGTAGCAATGGAGGTTTTGATCTTGGAGACGTTGAAAATCCATCCTCTATTGAAAGGAATTCTGAAATCATCAGTGGAGTTCGTAATAGCTCAATCGCCGGAGAAAACTCTTATGGCGAACACCCTTCTAGAACATTATTTGTGAGAAATATTGATAGTGATGTTAAAGATTCTGTGTTGAAAGCTCTTTTTGAG CAATTTGGTGATATTCACACTTTTGATAGAACTTGCAAGCATCAAGGGAGTGCTATGATATCATATTATGATATTAGAGCTGCCCAAAATGCAATGAGAGCACTCAATAATAGACTCTTCGGCCGCAAGAAGTTCGACATTCATTATCCTATTCCAAAG GATAGTCCTTCCAGAAATGGTGTTAATCAGGGAACGCTTGAAGTATTTTTATATGATTCATCAATTTCAAATACTGAACTTCAACATATATTGAATGTTTATGGAGGAATCAAAGAG ATTCATGAAAACCCTCGCAGTCAGCGTCACAAGTTGATCGAGTTTTACGATTTTAGAGCTGCAGATGCAGCTCTCCATGGTATAAACAGAAATGATACTACCATGAAGAGGTTAAAGGTTGATCAAATGCAATCTACAAACTCAGAAAG CAATATCATTCAACCGATGCATCCCGAATTCAAGCAAGAATGCGACCTCTGTCTTCATCAGAAGAGTCCTCTTCTTAAGCCAACAACTAGCTTCCAAG ACTTGCATGGTACCTCTTCAAGTGTTCCGAATATGTTACCGTCTATAATGAAAGTTAAATCAGTTGCAAACCAATGTGAATTTGCTGAATCTAGTTCACGAGGCCAGTTGAACTTTGATACTCAAGCTGCATTAACTTCTCATCCTCATTCCCTCCCCGAACAGCGTCGTGGTTTTACTAGCGGTGTTCACCAAAACCCTCATGAAGAGGCTGCAAACATCAATCTCCAAACACCGGAAAGAATAGATAACATGCAGTTTTGTCAAGTTAACTCCAATGGACCCTTCATAGATTTTGATAAATGTG TTTCAAATTCCTCTGCTAATATAAGCTCAAGTTTCCCACTTCCTGTCCATCATGAACAATGGAGCAACTCCTATCCGCCTCCTCGAACAATATGGCCGAATTCACCGTCATATTTCGATGGGATTTATGCAGCATCTACCCTGCAAAGATTGAACCAACTTCCTATGTCACCATCACATATGATAACCACTGTTTTACCAACAAATAACCATCATATTCAATCACCTCCATTTTGGGACAGAAGATATACCTATGCAGCTGAACCTATAACACCACATTGTGTTGACTTTGTTCCTCATAACATGTTCCCTCATTTCGGACTCAACGTCCATAACCAAAGAGGCATGGTGTTTCCTGGTAGAAACCATATGATTAATTCATTTGATACATACAAACGCGTTCGAAGCCGTAGAAATGTTGGCGCATCAAACTTGGCTGACATGAAACGATATGAACTTGATATTGACTGCATTAAAAGGGGCGAAGATAACCGAACAACACTTATGATTAAGAACATTCCTAACAA GTATACTTCCAAGATGCTGTTGGCTGCAATCGATGAACACCATAAAGGAGCTTATGATTTTGTGTATCTACCAATTGATTTCAGA AACAAATGCAATGTTGGATATGCATTCATCAACATGACTAGTCCCAGCTTGATTGTACCATTCTATCAG GGTTTCAACGGGAAGAAATGGGAGAAATTCAATAGTGAGAAAGTGGCATCACTCGCATATGCTCGCATACAAGGAAAAGCAGCCCTCGTTGCTCACTTCCAGAATTCAAGCTTAATGAATGAGGATAAGCGCTGCAGGCCTATCCTCATCGACACTGATGGTCCAAATGCTGGTGATCAG GTCCCTTTCCCAATTGCCATGAAACCTGGAAGAATGAGAAGCAGCATTCATGAGGAAGACAGTATTTCAAAGGAATCAGACTAA